In Desulfobacterales bacterium, a genomic segment contains:
- a CDS encoding TAXI family TRAP transporter solute-binding subunit, whose translation MRKKKFLLWLTGAILASMMVAGTAINAFSFKEEDLVVMSSVVGGVGFQYSTGVAKVIKKVAPDIRLTMESTSGYIDNAKRMFVGYGHMGLVAHDTARMAHAKKGVFAGKGTPLYVIAPIHQLQWHIIVNADSPIKTIWDLKDKRVNLQPKGSSAEKTGTSIFSELNIPITPSYHRHSEAAQALKTGMIDAHFLGGSTPVFMEYSMSTPIRVIEFSDADVKKIKEKLPHLSPSRFPSGAYYKGTPDSVQNIATWALMMCRADVSDDLVYAIAKGIHEHKKLIVEAAKGAEVIDLKNIGYVTVPVHKGAIKYYKEKGAEIPAAAMP comes from the coding sequence ATGAGAAAAAAAAAGTTTCTACTATGGTTAACCGGAGCAATTTTGGCGAGCATGATGGTCGCGGGGACCGCAATAAATGCCTTTTCTTTTAAAGAAGAGGATCTGGTCGTTATGTCGTCGGTTGTGGGAGGGGTAGGATTTCAGTATTCCACCGGGGTTGCCAAGGTTATCAAAAAAGTTGCTCCGGATATTCGCCTTACGATGGAATCAACCTCTGGTTATATCGATAATGCCAAAAGAATGTTTGTCGGTTATGGACACATGGGATTGGTCGCACATGATACCGCCAGAATGGCGCATGCCAAAAAGGGCGTATTCGCGGGTAAAGGGACTCCGCTGTATGTTATTGCGCCTATTCACCAATTGCAGTGGCATATCATCGTCAATGCCGATTCGCCCATTAAGACCATATGGGACCTTAAGGACAAACGCGTTAATCTCCAGCCCAAGGGCAGTTCTGCGGAAAAGACAGGCACCAGCATATTCAGTGAACTGAATATCCCCATCACGCCCTCTTACCATCGCCATAGCGAAGCGGCCCAGGCGCTTAAGACCGGTATGATTGATGCCCACTTTCTAGGTGGATCGACCCCGGTTTTTATGGAATATTCCATGAGCACACCGATAAGGGTCATCGAATTTTCAGATGCTGACGTAAAAAAAATTAAAGAAAAACTTCCGCATCTTTCTCCCAGCCGCTTTCCAAGCGGCGCCTACTATAAGGGAACCCCGGACTCTGTTCAAAATATCGCCACCTGGGCACTGATGATGTGCAGGGCCGATGTGTCTGACGATCTTGTATACGCAATCGCCAAAGGAATTCATGAACACAAGAAACTTATCGTTGAAGCAGCCAAAGGCGCTGAGGTAATCGATCTGAAAAACATCGGATATGTAACGGTGCCGGTGCATAAAGGCGCCATTAAGTATTACAAAGAAAAGGGGGCTGAAATACCTGCAGCAGCGATGCCTTAA
- a CDS encoding DUF4387 domain-containing protein, with translation MKTKKLVELAKTIRSKNAGTDRITFDIIFREKENYELVKKSRALSKKTMAKLFSIPEDRISDFLEFDPAYAIKFTIRREQPSGSPGDADIFGCQQYPPLLDVEIPLPAQ, from the coding sequence ATGAAAACAAAAAAGCTGGTGGAACTTGCCAAAACGATCCGGAGCAAGAATGCGGGCACGGACCGGATTACCTTTGATATTATTTTTCGGGAAAAGGAAAATTACGAACTGGTGAAAAAGAGCCGGGCGTTGAGTAAAAAAACGATGGCAAAGCTATTCAGCATCCCGGAGGACCGTATCAGCGATTTTCTTGAATTCGATCCGGCCTATGCGATCAAGTTCACCATCCGGCGCGAACAGCCCAGCGGCAGCCCGGGTGATGCGGACATCTTCGGCTGCCAGCAGTACCCGCCGCTGCTGGATGTTGAAATACCGCTGCCGGCACAATGA
- a CDS encoding TRAP transporter large permease subunit, whose protein sequence is MFGYIFIAPYLGGVWQMRGLSWRFLFNSIYYSPLGIYGSVTGMSATFIAMFVVFGALLSVSILSPALLKLGVDVVAAHLFFIYWGVLGAITPPTCEAAVVAAGISKGDWMKTGLEAMKLGAVAFCVPYFMVIHPALAARGAPGDIVFAAVTGFIGALTMAYGLFGWKDSDFNIPLRGLFFIGGALLLFPGFTLSLSGFGLTVVALVLNKLITPRALVSA, encoded by the coding sequence GTGTTTGGTTATATTTTTATTGCGCCTTATCTGGGGGGAGTCTGGCAGATGCGGGGGCTCTCCTGGCGATTTCTGTTCAACTCCATTTATTATTCACCCTTGGGGATCTACGGCTCGGTGACCGGCATGTCGGCAACCTTCATCGCTATGTTCGTGGTTTTTGGTGCGCTGCTTTCGGTTTCAATCCTCTCACCGGCGCTGTTAAAGCTGGGGGTCGATGTAGTGGCGGCACACCTGTTTTTCATTTACTGGGGGGTGCTGGGCGCCATCACGCCGCCGACATGCGAAGCGGCGGTGGTGGCCGCCGGCATTTCAAAAGGAGACTGGATGAAAACCGGCCTCGAAGCGATGAAACTCGGGGCGGTCGCTTTTTGCGTGCCCTACTTCATGGTGATTCATCCGGCGCTTGCTGCAAGGGGAGCGCCTGGGGACATCGTTTTTGCAGCGGTAACCGGTTTTATCGGGGCGCTCACCATGGCCTATGGTCTTTTCGGATGGAAAGACAGCGACTTTAACATCCCGCTGCGGGGACTGTTTTTCATCGGCGGTGCGTTGTTGCTTTTTCCCGGTTTTACACTCTCGCTGAGCGGATTTGGCCTGACGGTCGTCGCGCTGGTTTTGAACAAGCTGATTACGCCGAGAGCCTTAGTGTCCGCCTGA
- a CDS encoding DUF4392 domain-containing protein, whose protein sequence is MGENERLTKIGDALDRLITVDVKARGSIPILYNFAREKFNEPLTMLAAKRLKERVTKRSVVLIATGWPDRPWINPAIAELDGPPGAAALARGLHIGLNAVPIVLIEQQLTEAMKACLTGAGFRIMEAPEAVAAISSPSPIHGCAVLPFPVDRQKAQERAFELIETFSPTAVIAIEKGGMNEKGVIHNSRGVDTTADMAKVDMLMEAAAAKNILTIGIGDGGNEIGMGTIGEVIRKHIPYGAKCQCPCGGGLAPATVTDAVVPATVSNWGAYGILAALAVLSKSSAILHDPRVEARILRMGADAGLIDGMTGFCIPGADGMEDGMHMAMITLLSGVVEAAISPGYLSR, encoded by the coding sequence ATGGGCGAGAATGAACGACTTACCAAAATAGGAGATGCACTCGATCGACTCATTACTGTGGATGTGAAGGCAAGGGGAAGTATCCCTATCCTTTATAATTTTGCCAGAGAAAAATTTAATGAACCGTTGACGATGCTGGCCGCCAAACGATTGAAAGAGCGCGTCACAAAAAGAAGTGTTGTCCTGATTGCGACAGGCTGGCCTGATCGCCCTTGGATAAACCCGGCAATTGCCGAGCTGGACGGTCCTCCCGGTGCAGCAGCGCTGGCCCGCGGGCTGCATATCGGTCTCAATGCGGTACCCATCGTTCTAATTGAGCAACAATTAACGGAAGCTATGAAAGCATGCCTGACCGGGGCCGGTTTCAGGATTATGGAAGCACCCGAAGCAGTGGCCGCTATCTCCTCGCCGTCACCGATTCATGGATGCGCGGTGCTGCCTTTTCCCGTAGACCGGCAAAAGGCGCAAGAGCGCGCTTTTGAGCTGATTGAGACTTTTTCTCCCACAGCGGTTATCGCCATTGAAAAGGGTGGCATGAACGAAAAGGGTGTCATTCATAATAGCAGGGGGGTTGATACGACTGCAGATATGGCAAAAGTCGATATGCTGATGGAAGCGGCTGCCGCCAAAAATATTTTAACTATTGGGATCGGCGACGGCGGCAACGAGATTGGTATGGGCACCATTGGTGAAGTTATCAGAAAACATATTCCATATGGCGCCAAGTGTCAGTGCCCCTGCGGCGGGGGGCTCGCACCGGCCACTGTCACCGATGCTGTCGTTCCGGCAACGGTCTCCAACTGGGGCGCCTATGGAATACTAGCAGCCTTGGCCGTCTTATCCAAATCTTCAGCAATACTCCATGATCCCCGGGTGGAGGCTCGAATTCTACGCATGGGCGCAGATGCAGGGCTCATCGACGGCATGACGGGTTTTTGCATTCCCGGGGCGGACGGTATGGAAGACGGGATGCATATGGCCATGATTACTCTCCTGTCGGGAGTGGTCGAAGCCGCTATTTCTCCAGGCTATCTTTCCCGCTGA
- a CDS encoding GntR family transcriptional regulator — translation MEKINGSVPLYKQLKKSLYDQIETGLFKPGQLIPSERSLCQQYSMSRITVRRCIEEMTNEGMLYRKHGKGTFVAPSKIKQGLARIVNFSRTVLELGLKPSTAILSMESIAADAHVSKVFNLPIATLFQKLALLGKGDEDPLVLYESFFHPKIGRKMIGEAIGRGKKGIPFSTYDLYGEPTGIFPATVNQTFEATAADDRLSQVLNLEKGAPVLLITSIFLNGNQEPLEFRKATYRADRYKFHILREFSA, via the coding sequence TTGGAAAAAATCAACGGATCCGTACCGCTGTACAAGCAGCTTAAAAAAAGTCTTTACGATCAGATTGAAACCGGGCTTTTCAAGCCGGGCCAGTTAATACCTTCGGAGAGAAGTCTCTGTCAGCAATACAGTATGAGCCGCATCACGGTGCGGCGCTGTATTGAAGAGATGACCAATGAAGGCATGCTTTACCGCAAACATGGAAAGGGGACATTTGTCGCCCCGTCAAAGATTAAGCAGGGGCTGGCGCGCATCGTCAATTTCAGCCGGACGGTTCTGGAGCTGGGTTTGAAGCCTTCCACTGCGATTCTGTCCATGGAGTCGATCGCCGCCGATGCGCATGTGTCAAAGGTCTTTAATCTGCCCATTGCCACGCTTTTTCAAAAGCTGGCGTTACTGGGCAAGGGGGATGAAGACCCCCTGGTGTTGTATGAATCCTTTTTTCATCCGAAAATCGGTCGGAAGATGATCGGGGAAGCGATAGGTCGGGGAAAAAAGGGAATTCCTTTTTCAACATACGATCTGTACGGAGAACCCACCGGTATTTTCCCGGCCACGGTCAATCAGACCTTTGAGGCGACGGCAGCCGATGACCGCTTGTCCCAGGTCCTGAATCTGGAAAAGGGTGCGCCGGTATTGCTGATTACATCGATTTTCCTGAATGGAAATCAGGAACCCCTTGAGTTCCGCAAGGCCACCTATCGTGCCGACAGATATAAATTTCATATCCTCAGAGAATTCTCCGCATAG
- a CDS encoding TRAP transporter permease, producing the protein MQPRKLFFFIRQEHITYYLRVIALITAIFHLYTAATLPFDVFVQRGVHLSFVLAMVFFLKPLNKNHPSEIDFFIVLLAWLCCGYFILNWEAIREQSGIPLGIQSLIGLVTVVLILEATRRSTGWALPILVFCFLFYAKFGNIFPRSWGFPGLSFDRIFGYLYLTSDGIWSLPLGVSSTVLVLFMIFGSILNSAGVGNFFTDFSFALAGRLAGGPAQVAVISSALLGTVTGSSTANVATTGSFTIPLMKSKGYQPHFAAGVEAVASTGAQIMPPIMGAGAFIMADMLNIPYSNIIKAAALPAVLYFLGVLLAVRFEAYRTNLVSDHESEKMTKIIFQQGYLFIPVIVIIYFIIEGHSPMKACWYGIITTLLVSSFKKKTRLNYKKILKALEEGAKNVVGIASACACAGIVLGVMNMTGLGIKVTTLIVELSGGYLPYALLLSMLSSLILGLELPTAVAYVIAAAAAAPALIALGVPPLVAHMFIFYFSILGTITPPVCLSVYVAAGIAEAHWLKTAGVAIKLALPAWILPYMFVYNNALLGMATPLKVVYSFVTGLIGMFFLAAGVIGYFFKACGFVERLLLALAGLVLIIPEVYTDIIGFALGIALILYQKYWDRIKNYNKNSSQSKEVRR; encoded by the coding sequence ATGCAACCACGCAAACTGTTTTTCTTTATCAGGCAAGAACACATCACATATTATTTACGTGTTATCGCATTGATCACTGCAATTTTTCATTTGTACACGGCTGCCACGCTTCCTTTTGACGTTTTCGTTCAGCGCGGTGTTCACCTGTCGTTTGTGCTGGCGATGGTGTTTTTCCTTAAGCCTTTAAACAAAAACCATCCCTCTGAAATTGACTTTTTTATTGTGCTGCTCGCCTGGTTGTGCTGCGGTTACTTTATCCTGAACTGGGAGGCAATTAGAGAACAGAGCGGCATTCCCTTAGGCATCCAGTCCCTTATCGGCCTGGTCACCGTGGTGTTAATACTGGAAGCAACCCGTCGCAGCACCGGATGGGCTCTTCCTATTCTGGTATTCTGTTTTCTATTTTATGCTAAATTCGGAAATATTTTTCCCCGCTCTTGGGGATTTCCCGGTCTTTCGTTTGACAGAATCTTTGGCTATCTTTACCTGACCTCCGACGGCATTTGGAGCCTTCCACTTGGGGTATCGTCGACCGTACTTGTTTTGTTTATGATCTTTGGTTCTATTCTCAATAGTGCGGGGGTTGGAAATTTTTTTACGGATTTTTCTTTTGCATTGGCCGGGAGGCTGGCGGGCGGTCCGGCACAAGTAGCGGTCATCAGCAGCGCGCTTCTGGGAACCGTAACCGGCAGTTCCACCGCAAATGTGGCCACCACCGGCTCGTTTACTATACCCTTGATGAAAAGCAAAGGGTATCAACCTCACTTTGCCGCTGGGGTAGAAGCGGTCGCTTCAACCGGGGCCCAAATCATGCCGCCGATTATGGGAGCCGGCGCCTTCATCATGGCGGACATGCTCAATATTCCTTACTCAAACATTATAAAAGCTGCCGCACTGCCTGCTGTTTTATATTTCTTAGGGGTTCTATTGGCCGTAAGATTTGAAGCTTATCGAACCAACCTGGTCTCAGACCATGAAAGTGAAAAGATGACTAAGATTATATTTCAGCAGGGTTACCTCTTTATCCCGGTTATCGTCATCATCTATTTTATTATTGAAGGGCATTCGCCCATGAAAGCTTGCTGGTATGGAATCATCACAACGCTTTTGGTAAGTTCTTTTAAGAAAAAAACCAGGCTGAACTACAAGAAAATTCTTAAGGCCTTGGAAGAAGGAGCAAAAAACGTTGTGGGTATCGCCAGCGCATGTGCCTGTGCCGGAATCGTTTTAGGCGTAATGAACATGACCGGGCTCGGCATCAAGGTTACAACGCTCATTGTCGAGTTGTCCGGAGGGTATTTACCTTACGCGCTCTTACTTTCCATGCTCAGCAGTTTAATTCTGGGTCTTGAATTACCCACGGCCGTTGCCTATGTTATCGCTGCCGCTGCAGCGGCGCCGGCTCTTATAGCCCTTGGCGTTCCACCGCTTGTGGCGCATATGTTTATATTTTATTTTTCCATCCTCGGGACCATTACACCGCCGGTTTGTTTATCCGTGTATGTGGCCGCGGGTATTGCAGAGGCGCATTGGTTGAAAACAGCCGGTGTGGCAATAAAGCTGGCGCTTCCTGCCTGGATTCTTCCTTATATGTTCGTTTACAACAATGCGCTTCTGGGAATGGCAACTCCTCTAAAAGTTGTTTATTCTTTCGTGACCGGACTGATTGGGATGTTTTTTCTGGCCGCTGGAGTCATCGGATACTTTTTTAAGGCATGCGGCTTCGTTGAACGTCTATTGCTTGCACTTGCCGGGTTGGTGTTGATTATTCCGGAGGTATATACCGACATTATCGGTTTTGCGCTTGGGATAGCACTCATTTTATACCAAAAGTATTGGGATCGTATAAAAAATTACAACAAAAACAGCAGTCAATCTAAGGAGGTTAGAAGATGA
- a CDS encoding acyclic terpene utilization AtuA family protein, with product MKKRQMRILCPNGHMGFAPTKEESFWIGAETKPDYYCCDSGSDDIGPNPLGSDICVSPYEWQKHDLELMLLAARKQGVPMMVGSAGDTGTNSRVDRYVQMIRDLAKKHRLAPFKLVSFYSELEKSYVQHKMQEGSVVAGLEGRPDLTLEALEKTDRIVAMAGVHPFVRALEMGADVVIGGRSSDAAIFAAAAIFEGIPENHAYYVGKVLECASFCAEPYMAKETVIGTVTRDDVKVTAMHPKQRCTIASVAGHAMYERSNAYFEYFAGGTLDMTHCRYEQVDEKTTRITGQVFLPTEGKIKVKLEGSGKVGERFIGIVGIRDPYTIANIDKVIDWARSQVDERFAGQTYQLFYHIYGKNGVMGALEPVKEIRSHELCVVTEGIAPSKEMAEEVALIGSRQIFYARLPEVKGTAGTAAFLVDGVLPAPPAYMWTMNHVLPVDDPLEFIRFNEFTIQS from the coding sequence ATGAAGAAGCGTCAGATGCGGATTCTTTGCCCCAACGGACATATGGGGTTTGCGCCGACCAAGGAGGAAAGCTTCTGGATCGGCGCGGAAACAAAACCGGATTATTACTGCTGCGATTCCGGCAGCGATGATATCGGTCCGAACCCGCTGGGCAGCGATATCTGCGTGAGCCCCTATGAGTGGCAAAAACATGATCTGGAGCTTATGCTCCTTGCGGCGCGTAAACAGGGGGTGCCCATGATGGTGGGTTCGGCCGGCGATACGGGAACCAACAGCCGGGTCGACCGGTACGTACAGATGATCCGGGATCTGGCAAAAAAGCACCGCCTGGCGCCTTTTAAGCTGGTCAGCTTCTATTCGGAGCTGGAAAAATCGTATGTACAGCACAAGATGCAAGAAGGCTCCGTGGTGGCGGGATTGGAAGGCCGCCCGGATCTGACCCTGGAAGCGCTTGAAAAAACCGACCGGATTGTGGCCATGGCCGGCGTGCATCCCTTTGTCCGGGCACTGGAGATGGGCGCCGACGTGGTGATCGGCGGCAGAAGCAGCGATGCCGCTATTTTTGCCGCAGCAGCGATATTCGAGGGGATTCCCGAAAACCATGCCTATTATGTCGGCAAGGTCCTGGAATGCGCCTCGTTCTGCGCAGAACCGTACATGGCCAAGGAAACCGTAATCGGAACCGTTACCCGCGACGACGTAAAGGTTACGGCCATGCACCCGAAGCAGCGCTGCACCATCGCCTCGGTGGCCGGTCATGCCATGTACGAACGATCGAATGCCTATTTCGAGTATTTTGCGGGCGGCACCCTCGATATGACCCACTGCCGCTACGAGCAGGTGGATGAAAAGACCACCCGAATCACCGGCCAGGTCTTTCTTCCCACCGAGGGAAAAATCAAGGTAAAGCTTGAGGGGTCGGGAAAAGTCGGCGAGCGATTCATCGGCATTGTCGGTATTCGCGATCCCTACACCATTGCCAATATCGACAAGGTCATCGACTGGGCGCGCAGCCAGGTGGACGAACGGTTTGCCGGTCAGACCTACCAGCTCTTCTATCACATCTACGGTAAAAACGGCGTCATGGGTGCGCTGGAGCCGGTAAAGGAGATCCGGTCCCACGAACTCTGCGTTGTCACAGAAGGCATCGCTCCATCGAAAGAGATGGCCGAGGAGGTGGCGCTGATCGGTTCCCGGCAGATTTTTTATGCCCGGCTGCCGGAGGTGAAAGGGACCGCCGGCACGGCCGCATTTCTCGTCGACGGCGTTCTGCCGGCGCCGCCGGCCTATATGTGGACCATGAACCATGTACTGCCGGTGGATGATCCGCTGGAATTTATCCGGTTCAATGAATTTACGATCCAATCATGA